A window of Ranitomeya variabilis isolate aRanVar5 chromosome 2, aRanVar5.hap1, whole genome shotgun sequence contains these coding sequences:
- the NIP7 gene encoding 60S ribosome subunit biogenesis protein NIP7 homolog — MNSPFPECIARLLSQYPPGSHVGKMRPLTDEETKTMFEKLSKYIGENIKLLVDRPDGTYCFRLHNDRVYYVSERMLKLATNVARDKLVSLGTCFGKFTKTQKFRLHITALDYLAPYAKYKVWVKPGSEQSFLYGNHVLKSGLGRITENTTQYQGVIVYSMADVPLGFGVAAKSTQECRKLDPMQIVVFHQADVGEYIRHEDTLT; from the exons ATGAACAGTCCTTTCCCAGAGTGCATTGCGAGACTTCTCAGTCAGTATCCGCCTGGGTCGCACGTGGGAAAGATGAGGCCGCTGACTGACGAGGAGACCAAGACCATGTTCGAGAAGCTCTCCAAATA TATTGGAGAAAATATCAAGCTTCTCGTGGACCGACCTGATGGGACGTACTGCTTCCGGCTACACAATGACCGTGTGTATTATGTAAG tgaGAGAATGCTGAAACTGGCCACAAATGTCGCCCGAGATAAACTTGTGTCTCTTGGAACCTGTTTTGGAAAGTTCACTAAGACGCAGAAGTTTCGTCTTCACATTACGGCTCTGGATTATCTGGCGCCGTATGCAAAG TACAAGGTGTGGGTGAAGCCTGGATCCGAACAATCTTTCTTATATGGCAACCACGTTCTAAAATCCGGACTGGGGAGAATAACTGAGAACACCACACAGTACCAGGGGGTGATCGTCTACTCCATGGCCGACGTTCCCTTG GGTTTTGGTGTAGCTGCAAAGTCCACACAAGAATGTAGGAAACTGGACCCCATGCAGATTGTCGTTTTCCACCAAGCTGACGTTGGAGAATACATCAGACATGAGGACACTTTGACCTAA
- the COG8 gene encoding conserved oligomeric Golgi complex subunit 8 isoform X2 — MAAVDVEEDESLLASVFRNSFPEGWRESPDFAAYLLELSSFGVEKLRREPERLAEERAQILQQTRDLAFTHYKTFIRTAECTELIYRDFSQVEDNVSRLLGKLPGLQESCRGFVKQAEEISSSRRMNTLTLNRHTEILEILEIPQLMDTCVRNGYYEEALELAAYVKRLEKKFSSIPVIQGIVSEVRQSAQLMLTQLLQQLRSNIQLPACLRVISFLRRMDVFTEAELRIKFLQARDAWLRSMQSSIPQDDPYFHLTKTIESCRVHLFDVITQYRAIFSDEDPLLLPPSPAGSLPISEGAIFHGWVLQKVSEFLQVLESDLQRGVGSRLDSLLGQCMYFGLSFSRVGADFRGQLAPIFQRVAAENFARAAKEAVEKFQEEMNMYTLISTTAVLGSSIPPVPTPPAQPGTLQPPMVLLDFPPLACFLNNILVAFNDLRLCCPVALTEEVTNMLQDALEKVVKSILTFHRAEEAAFSPQERELFIQFCTVFLEDLTPYLNRCLQVLFPPAQRAQILGVAPTHLSRYSSLGSINVIPLHEALEGILPQKEPEILPTLEAEPEKSQPSIENPARKSRLNEKGEAARWKAQGWAARVIQHEMDHLEGVLYVDKMDPRTFVNINWMEVND; from the exons ATGGCGGCGGTGGACGTGGAGGAAGATGAGAGCCTGCTGGCCTCGGTGTTCAGGAACAGTTTCCCGGAGGGCTGGAGGGAGAGCCCGGATTTCGCTGCTTATCTGCTGGAGCTCAGCTCCTTCGGGGTGGAGAAGCTGCGGAGGGAGCCGGAGAGGCTGGCGGAGGAGCGGGCGCAGATCCTGCAGCAGACCCGGGACCTGGCGTTCACTCACTACAAGACGTTCATCCGCACGGCGGAGTGCACCGAGCTCATCTACCGGGACTTCAGCCAAGTGGAGGACAACGTGTCCCGGCTACTGGGCAAACTGCCCGGCCTCCAGGAGAGCTGCAG GGGGTTTGTGAAGCAGGCGGAGGAGATCAGCTCCAGCCGGCGGATGAACACGCTGACTCTGAACCGCCACACCGAGATCCTAGAAATCCTGGAGATCCCGCAGCTGATGGACACGTGTGTCCGGAACGGGTACTACGAGGAGGCGCTGGAGCTGGCGGCCTACGTGAAGCGGCTGGAGAAGAAGTTCTCGTCGATCCCTGTCATCCAG GGCATAGTCAGCGAGGTCCGACAGTCTGCCCAGTTGATGCTGACCCAGCTCCTTCAGCAGCTGCGCAGTAACATCCAGCTGCCCGCCTGCCTGCGGGTGATCAGCTTCCTGCGCAGGATGGATGTCTTCACTGAAGCAGAGTTACGGATAAAGTTCCTGCAGGCTCGGGATGCCTGGCTCCGCTCCATGCAGAGCTCCATCCCTCAAGACGACCCTTATTTCCATCTCACCAAGACCATTGAGAGCTGCCGCGTGCACCTCTTTGATGTCATCACCCAGTACCGGGCCATCTTCTCCGATGAAGACccccttctcctccctccttctcctgcAGGCTCCTTGCCCATCAGTGAAGGCGCCATATTCCATGGATGGGTGTTGCAGAAAGTGAGCGAGTTCCTGCAGGTGCTAGAAAGTGATCTTCAGAGAGGGGTGGGCAGTCGTCTGGACTCTCTTTTAGGGCAGTGCATGTATTTTGGACTCTCGTTCAGCCGCGTGGGCGCTGATTTCCGTGGGCAGCTGGCGCCCATATTCCAGAGGGTGGCTGCCGAGAACTTTGCACGGGCAGCAAAGGAGGCAGTGGAGAAGTTCCAGGAGGAGATGAACATGTATACGCTGATCTCCACCACCGCGGTTCTCGGGTCAAGCATCCCACCGGTGCCAACACCGCCTGCCCAGCCGGGGACCCTGCAGCCTCCTATGGTTCTCCTGGACTTCCCGCCCTTAGCCTGCTTTCTTAACAACATCCTGGTGGCCTTCAATGACCTGAGACTTTGCTGTCCTGTGGCTTTAACTGAAGAAGTGACCAACATGTTGCAGGACGCGTTGGAAAAG GTTGTTAAATCTATCCTGACGTTCCACCGAGCCGAGGAAGCGGCATTTAGCCCCCAAGAACGTGAACTCTTTATCCAATTCTGCACTGTCTTCCTGGAGGACCTGACCCCGTATCTGAACCGCTGCTTGCAGGTCCTCTTTCCTCCAGCACAGAGAGCACAGATActtg GTGTCGCCCCCACTCACCTCTCCCGTTACAGCAGTCTGGGTTCTATCAATGTGATTCCACTGCATGAAGCCTTGGAGGGTATATTACCTCAAAAGGAGCCTGAAATCCTTCCCACACTTGAGGCCGAGCCGGAGAAATCTCAACCATCCATAGAGAAT
- the COG8 gene encoding conserved oligomeric Golgi complex subunit 8 isoform X1 produces MAAVDVEEDESLLASVFRNSFPEGWRESPDFAAYLLELSSFGVEKLRREPERLAEERAQILQQTRDLAFTHYKTFIRTAECTELIYRDFSQVEDNVSRLLGKLPGLQESCRGFVKQAEEISSSRRMNTLTLNRHTEILEILEIPQLMDTCVRNGYYEEALELAAYVKRLEKKFSSIPVIQGIVSEVRQSAQLMLTQLLQQLRSNIQLPACLRVISFLRRMDVFTEAELRIKFLQARDAWLRSMQSSIPQDDPYFHLTKTIESCRVHLFDVITQYRAIFSDEDPLLLPPSPAGSLPISEGAIFHGWVLQKVSEFLQVLESDLQRGVGSRLDSLLGQCMYFGLSFSRVGADFRGQLAPIFQRVAAENFARAAKEAVEKFQEEMNMYTLISTTAVLGSSIPPVPTPPAQPGTLQPPMVLLDFPPLACFLNNILVAFNDLRLCCPVALTEEVTNMLQDALEKVVKSILTFHRAEEAAFSPQERELFIQFCTVFLEDLTPYLNRCLQVLFPPAQRAQILGVAPTHLSRYSSLGSINVIPLHEALEGILPQKEPEILPTLEAEPEKSQPSIENAKMNNKVDTQIVSTVSEPPAGDAP; encoded by the exons ATGGCGGCGGTGGACGTGGAGGAAGATGAGAGCCTGCTGGCCTCGGTGTTCAGGAACAGTTTCCCGGAGGGCTGGAGGGAGAGCCCGGATTTCGCTGCTTATCTGCTGGAGCTCAGCTCCTTCGGGGTGGAGAAGCTGCGGAGGGAGCCGGAGAGGCTGGCGGAGGAGCGGGCGCAGATCCTGCAGCAGACCCGGGACCTGGCGTTCACTCACTACAAGACGTTCATCCGCACGGCGGAGTGCACCGAGCTCATCTACCGGGACTTCAGCCAAGTGGAGGACAACGTGTCCCGGCTACTGGGCAAACTGCCCGGCCTCCAGGAGAGCTGCAG GGGGTTTGTGAAGCAGGCGGAGGAGATCAGCTCCAGCCGGCGGATGAACACGCTGACTCTGAACCGCCACACCGAGATCCTAGAAATCCTGGAGATCCCGCAGCTGATGGACACGTGTGTCCGGAACGGGTACTACGAGGAGGCGCTGGAGCTGGCGGCCTACGTGAAGCGGCTGGAGAAGAAGTTCTCGTCGATCCCTGTCATCCAG GGCATAGTCAGCGAGGTCCGACAGTCTGCCCAGTTGATGCTGACCCAGCTCCTTCAGCAGCTGCGCAGTAACATCCAGCTGCCCGCCTGCCTGCGGGTGATCAGCTTCCTGCGCAGGATGGATGTCTTCACTGAAGCAGAGTTACGGATAAAGTTCCTGCAGGCTCGGGATGCCTGGCTCCGCTCCATGCAGAGCTCCATCCCTCAAGACGACCCTTATTTCCATCTCACCAAGACCATTGAGAGCTGCCGCGTGCACCTCTTTGATGTCATCACCCAGTACCGGGCCATCTTCTCCGATGAAGACccccttctcctccctccttctcctgcAGGCTCCTTGCCCATCAGTGAAGGCGCCATATTCCATGGATGGGTGTTGCAGAAAGTGAGCGAGTTCCTGCAGGTGCTAGAAAGTGATCTTCAGAGAGGGGTGGGCAGTCGTCTGGACTCTCTTTTAGGGCAGTGCATGTATTTTGGACTCTCGTTCAGCCGCGTGGGCGCTGATTTCCGTGGGCAGCTGGCGCCCATATTCCAGAGGGTGGCTGCCGAGAACTTTGCACGGGCAGCAAAGGAGGCAGTGGAGAAGTTCCAGGAGGAGATGAACATGTATACGCTGATCTCCACCACCGCGGTTCTCGGGTCAAGCATCCCACCGGTGCCAACACCGCCTGCCCAGCCGGGGACCCTGCAGCCTCCTATGGTTCTCCTGGACTTCCCGCCCTTAGCCTGCTTTCTTAACAACATCCTGGTGGCCTTCAATGACCTGAGACTTTGCTGTCCTGTGGCTTTAACTGAAGAAGTGACCAACATGTTGCAGGACGCGTTGGAAAAG GTTGTTAAATCTATCCTGACGTTCCACCGAGCCGAGGAAGCGGCATTTAGCCCCCAAGAACGTGAACTCTTTATCCAATTCTGCACTGTCTTCCTGGAGGACCTGACCCCGTATCTGAACCGCTGCTTGCAGGTCCTCTTTCCTCCAGCACAGAGAGCACAGATActtg GTGTCGCCCCCACTCACCTCTCCCGTTACAGCAGTCTGGGTTCTATCAATGTGATTCCACTGCATGAAGCCTTGGAGGGTATATTACCTCAAAAGGAGCCTGAAATCCTTCCCACACTTGAGGCCGAGCCGGAGAAATCTCAACCATCCATAGAGAATGCGAAAATGAACAATAAGGTGGACACACAGATCGTGTCCACAGTGTCTGAGCCTCCGGCAGGAGATGCCCCGTGA